One Brassica napus cultivar Da-Ae chromosome C2, Da-Ae, whole genome shotgun sequence DNA window includes the following coding sequences:
- the LOC106382263 gene encoding peptidyl-prolyl cis-trans isomerase FKBP15-2: MLAKSKMCLLRYSLFLIVFSLISLQGFAKKTGDVSELQIGVKFKPKTCEFKAHKGDRIKVHYRGKLTDGTVFDSSFERGDPFEFELGSGQVIKGWDQGLLGACVGEKRKLKIPAKLGYGEQGSPPTIPGGATLIFDTELIAVNGKPTVGEEEDEDDTSGDDEL, translated from the exons ATGTTGGCGAAGAGCAAGATGTGTCTCCTCCGTTACTCCCTTTTCTTGATCGTCTTCTCTCTCATTTCCCTCCAAG GTTTCGCCAAGAAGACGGGAGATGTGTCTGAATTGCAGATCGGAGTTAAG TTTAAGCCAAAAACGTGTGAATTTAAAGCTCACAAGGGTGATAGGATCAAGGTGCACTACAGG GGGAAGCTAACTGACGGTACTGTATTTGATTCGAGCTTTGAAAGGGGTGATCCGTTCGAGTTTGAACTAGGAAGTGGTCAGGTTATCAAAG GTTGGGATCAAGGATTGCTAGGTGCGTGTGTAGGAGAGAAGAGGAAGTTAAAGATACCTGCTAAACTTGGATATGGTGAACAAGGCTCTCCTCCTACTATCCCCG GTGGTGCAACACTGATTTTTGATACTGAGCTTATTGCGGTGAATGGAAAACCAActgttggagaagaagaagatgaagatgacaCATCTGGAGATGACGAGCTGTAA
- the LOC106378762 gene encoding protein SUPPRESSOR OF npr1-1, CONSTITUTIVE 1, with translation MEKWNPTSLGLRFLYSYVCLYTLSCVLHHNNYNSSLLYPFSMASSSSTTTSRNWTYNVFPSFRGEDVRNTFLSHLLMELERNLITTFIDHGIDRSRPIGPELLLAIKDSRISIVIFSKNYASSTWCLNELVEIHNCLKDLDQMVIPIFYHVDPSEVRKQTGEFGERFKETCKDKTEGDRERWIRALADVANLAGEDSKNWTVEGEAKMIEHIAKDVFNKLMIPSNDFSDIVGIEAHFEKLNSLLCLESEEVMKLGIWGPSGVGKSTIGSALFSLLSSRFHKHAFFVSYKRKKKWDDNKMKLCLDERLLSEISCQKDVKIRHPGVAKQTLMHKKVLIIVDDVDDVEVLKTLMDQTSLVGSGSRIVVITPDRKLLKSQKIELIYEVELPSYDLAMQMFCRSAFGKNSPPYGFEELAEEVVLHSSNLPLGLSVLGSSLKGMNKEEWVKMRPRLLNSLDGKIKNTLKVCYDRLDVKEQELFLWIACLSDCRNVNFLKDLLGDSAEIGLKILNDKSLIRWESTEFVGMHSLLQMLGKEIDRAETINNRRFLTELEDTCDVLTDNTGPKNTLAMYLNMSEINEELFIDKNSFRGMHNLKLLNFYKSLWSRETGKGRLYLPDRGLNYFPRKLRFLRWDEYPSKCMPSHFRVESLVELRMEYSKLEKLWEGTQFLGSLKEMDMSYSADLKEIPDLSKAINVKELKLWGCSSLVALHSSIGNLSKMYGLRLSGCTSLVTLPSSIGNLSKLSELDMSKCSNLNFLPADVDLESLEVLNLNGCSKLRTFPRISRNITSLYLEETALEGEEDSSWIENIPHLKELYWDDVPLSCMPPNFNPEDMEYLVMSSGRLKKLWGGVKSLGKLWGMHLSGCESLVEIPDLSMAIGLRYLELKNCKSLVMLPSSIRNLYQLKRLNMEGCTMLEALPVDINLVTLKELYLSGCSKLRIFPQISTSIVLLYLDDTVIEEVPSWIKNMSRLKKLTMRRCKNLKNISAEIFKLECDKADFSDCGGITTICDHLPGRPHNDVFDMSSYISFRFPQVAPFKFHNCFNLDQDAQEIIIQSYRNMAVIPGGEVPMYFMHRACGSSLSILLSESSLSQEYILLKTCIVVGPSRHYPARLTVRQSFRGQKEEIPCDVLVDTCTYKMDHLVLFILHLQIKRVDDSPSEPNNNVLLLEFYKSHYDGYYEGCSCGSSFGGHKQNPTLEEIKGCGARVMNISKTDDEESDEESNRSKKKMRMTVLTRDGAT, from the exons ATGGAAAAATGGAATCCTACAAGTCTTGGTCTTCGCTTCCTTTACTCTTACGTATGTCTATACACCCTTTCCTGTGTTCTTCACCACAATAATTACAACAGCTCTCTTCTCTATCCTTTTtccatggcttcttcttcttctactactaCTTCTCGCAACTGGACGTACAATGTTTTCCCGAGCTTTCGTGGAGAAGATGTCCGAAACACATTCCTCAGCCATCTTCTCATGGAACTTgaacgcaacttgatcactaCATTCATCGACCATGGCATCGACAGAAGCCGCCCTATCGGACCTGAGCTTTTACTGGCGATAAAAGACTCTAGGATCTCAATCGTCATCTTCTCTAAGAACTACGCCTCGTCAACATGGTGTTTGAACGAACTGGTGGAGATCCACAATTGCCTTAAGGATCTGGATCAGATGGTCATACCGATTTTTTACCATGTCGATCCCTCTGAGGTTAGAAAGCAGACTGGAGAATTCGGCGAGAGGTTTAAAGAAACATGCAAAGACAAAACAGAAGGTGACAGAGAAAGGTGGATTCGAGCACTTGCTGATGTAGCAAATTTGGCCGGAGAGGATTCTAAGAATTG GACTGTTGAAGGCGAAGCAAAAATGATTGAGCATATAGCAAAGGATGTGTTCAATAAACTTATGATACCATCAAATGATTTTAGTGACATTGTGGGGATTGAAGCTCATTTTGAGAAGTTGAATTCGCTTTTGTGTTTGGAGTCTGAGGAGGTTATGAAGTTAGGAATTTGGGGGCCTTCAGGGGTAGGTAAGAGTACTATAGGAAGTGCTCTTTTTAGTCTACTCTCTAGCCGATTCCACAAACATGCTTTCTTCGTCTCTTACAAGCGTAAAAAAAAGTGGGATGATAATAAAATGAAGTTGTGTTTGGATGAACGACTTCTGTCGGAAATTTCATGTCAAAAGGACGTAAAGATACGTCATCCAGGTGTGGCAAAACAAACGCTAATGCATAAGAAAGTTCTTATCATCGTTGATGATGTGGATGATGTTGAAGTGCTAAAGACCTTGATGGATCAAACTAGTTTGGTTGGATCCGGGAGCAGAATCGTTGTGATAACTCCAGATAGGAAACTTTTAAAGTCTCAAAAGATTGAGCTTATTTATGAGGTGGAGCTCCCATCGTATGATCTGGCTATGCAGATGTTCTGTCGATCTGCGTTTGGGAAAAACTCTCCGCCTTATGGTTTCGAAGAACTCGCAGAGGAAGTTGTACTGCATTCAAGTAATCTCCCTTTAGGTCTAAGTGTCTTGGGTTCGTCGTTGAAAGGGATGAACAAGGAGGAGTGGGTGAAGATGCGGCCCAGGCTCCTGAATAGTTTGGATGGTAAAATCAAGAATACACTAAAAGTATGCTATGATAGGTTAGATGTCAAAGAGCAAGAATTGTTCCTTTGGATTGCATGCTTATCCGATTGTCGTAACGTCAATTTCTTAAAAGACTTGCTTGGAGATAGTGCTGAAATTGGGCTCAAAATACTGAATGACAAGTCCCTAATACGTTGGGAATCAACAGAATTTGTTGGAATGCACAGTTTGTTACAGATGTTGGGTAAAGAAATCGATCGTGCAGAGACCATCAACAATCGTAGGTTCTTGACGGAACTTGAGGATACATGTGATGTACTTACCGATAATACT GGCCCAAAGAATACTCTAGCCATGTACTTGAACATGTCAGAAATCAACGAGGAAttgtttatagataaaaattcATTTCGCGGAATGCATAATCTGAAACTTCTAAACTTTTACAAATCCTTGTGGTCAAGGGAGACTGGAAAAGGCAGACTGTATTTACCTGATCGAGGCCTGAATTATTTTCCACGCAAACTCAGATTTCTACGTTGGGATGAATATCCATCCAAGTGTATGCCTTCTCACTTTAGAGTGGAAAGTCTGGTTGAACTTAGAATGGAGTATAGTAAGCTTGAGAAGTTGTGGGAAGGAACTCAG TTTCTTGGAAGTCTGAAGGAGATGGATATGAGTTATTCTGCAGATTTGAAAGAGATTCCAGATCTTTCAAAAGCCATAAATGTCAAGGAATTGAAGCTTTGGGGATGCTCATCTTTGGTGGCTCTTCATTCCTCAATTGGGAATCTCAGTAAAATGTATGGATTGAGGCTTTCGGGATGCACATCTTTGGTGACATTACCTTCCTCGATTGGGAATCTCAGTAAACTGTCTGAATTGGACATGTCGAAATGCTCAAACCTTAACTTTCTGCCAGCTGATGTCGACTTGGAATCTCTTGAAGTCCTCAATCTTAACGGATGCTCAAAGTTGAGAACGTTTCCTCGTATATCAAGGAACATTACATCGCTTTACTTAGAGGAAACTGCattagaaggagaagaagatagtTCTTGGATTGAGAATATCCCTCACCTTAAAGAACTTTATTGGGATGATGTACCACTGAGTTGTATGCCACCTAATTTCAACCCAGAAGATATGGAGTACCTTGTTATGAGTAGTGGCAGGCTTAAGAAGTTATGGGGAGGGGTCAAG TCGCTTGGAAAACTCTGGGGGATGCATTTGTCAGGATGTGAAAGCCTCGTTGAAATTCCAGATCTTTCAATGGCCATCGGCCTTAGGTATTTGGAACTCAAAAATTGTAAAAGCTTGGTTATGCTTCCTTCTTCAATTAGGAATCTCTACCAACTCAAGCGCTTGAACATGGAAGGATGCACAATGCTCGAGGCTCTACCAGTCGACATCAACTTGGTTACTCTTAAAGAGCTCTATCTCAGCGGATGCTCAAAACTGAGAATTTTTCCTCAGATTTCAACCAGCATTGTACTTCTCTATCTAGATGACACTGTGATTGAAGAAGTTCCTTCCTGGATTAAGAACATGTCTCGTCTCAAGAAACTAACGATGCGTCGGTGCAAGAATTTAAAGAACATATCCGCAGAGATTTTTAAATTGGAATGTGATAAGGCAGACTTTTCAGACTGTGGAGGAATCACAACAATCTGTGACCACTTACCAGGACGGCCACACAATGATGTCTTTGATATGTCTTCAtatatttctttcagatttccGCAAGTGGCTCCTTTCAAGTTCCATAATTGCTTCAATTTGGATCAAGATGCACAGGAAATCATTATACAATCATACCGAAACATGGCCGTTATACCAGGTGGAGAAGTGCCTATGTATTTCATGCATCGAGCTTGTGGAAGTTCCCTAAGTATCCTTTTGTCTGAGAGCTCTCTTTCTCAAGaatatatattacttaaaactTGCATCGTGGTTGGACCTTCAAGACACTACCCCGCCAGATTAACAGTTCGTCAGTCCTTTCGAGGCCAAAAAGAAGAGATTCCTTGTGATGTTCTAGTGGACACATGCACGTACAAGATGGATCATCTGGTTTTGTTCATCTTACATTTACAAATAAAACGAGTGGATGACTCGCCATCTGAACCGAACAACAACGTTCTACTACTTGAGTTTTATAAAAGCCATTATGATGGATATTATGAAGGGTGTTCCTGCGGCAGCAGCTTTGGCGGCCACAAACAAAATCCTACCCTTGAAGAGATAAAAGGATGCGGTGCACGAGTCATGAATATCTCAAAAACAGACGACGAAGAAAGTGATGAAGAGAGCAAcagaagcaagaagaagatgCGG ATGACAGTTCTGACCAGGGACGGAGCCACATGA
- the LOC106378767 gene encoding chalcone synthase-like: MVMGALSLDEIRKAQRADGPASILAIGTANPPNQVTQAEYPDYYFRITNSEHMTDLKEKFKRMCDKSVIRKRYMHLTEEFLKDNPNICAFMAPSLDVRQDILVAEVPKLGKEAAVKAIKEWGQPKSKITHLVFCTTSGVAMPGADYQLIKLLGLCPSVKRVMMYHQGCYAGGTVLRLAKDIAENNRGARVLIICAEITVVTFRGPSETQLDSLVGQSFFGDGTAALIVGSDPDTSVGEKPIFEMVSAAQTILPDSQGAIEGHLKEVALTFHLLKTVPGLISKNIEKCLEEAFKPLGISDWNSLFWIAHPGGPSILDHVEIKLGLKAEKMKATRHVLSEYGNMSSACIIHLSGHWFWFKHVLTMHNIQWWQIG; this comes from the exons ATGGTGATGGGTGCATTGTCGTTGGATGAGATCAGAAAAGCACAAAGAGCTGATGGACCAGCAAGCATCTTGGCCATAG GCACTGCCAACCCTCCCAACCAAGTGACCCAAGCAGAGTATCCAGACTACTACTTCCGCATCACCAACAGTGAACATATGACCGATCTCAAGGAGAAGTTCAAGCGCATGT GCGACAAATCAGTGATAAGGAAACGTTACATGCACTTGACTGAAGAGTTTCTCAAGGACAACCCCAACATATGCGCCTTCATGGCTCCTTCCTTGGACGTTAGGCAGGACATCTTGGTGGCCGAGGTCCCTAAGCTTGGCAAAGAGGCTGCAGTGAAGGCTATCAAGGAGTGGGGCCAGCCCAAGTCCAAGATCACTCATCTAGTCTTCTGCACTACCTCTGGTGTGGCCATGCCTGGTGCTGACTACCAGCTCATCAAACTCCTTGGTCTGTGTCCTTCTGTTAAGCGTGTCATGATGTACCATCAAGGCTGCTACGCTGGTGGGACTGTCCTCCGTTTGGCCAAGGACATAGCTGAGAACAACCGTGGCGCTAGAGTACTTATTATTTGCGCTGAGATTACAGTAGTCACCTTCCGTGGGCCCTCTGAGACCCAACTGGATTCCCTTGTTGGACAGTCCTTTTTTGGCGACGGCACCGCTGCACTCATTGTGGGTTCAGACCCTGATACCTCTGTGGGAGAGAAACCAATCTTTGAGATGGTGTCTGCTGCACAGACCATTCTTCCTGACTCTCAAGGAGCCATAGAAGGACATCTGAAGGAGGTGGCACTCACATTCCATCTCTTGAAGACTGTCCCCGGTCTCATCTCAAAGAACATTGAGAAGTGTCTTGAAGAAGCGTTTAAACCGCTGGGGATAAGTGACTGGAACTCTCTCTTCTGGATAGCTCACCCTGGAGGTCCATCCATCTTAGACCACGTTGAGATAAAGCTAGGACTGAAGGCAGAGAAGATGAAGGCCACTCGTCATGTCCTCAGCGAGTATGGAAACATGTCCAGTGCCTGTATCATTCATCTCAGTGGACATTGGTTTTGGTTCAAGCATGTCTTGACTATGCACAATATACAATGGTGGCAAATTGGCTAA
- the LOC106382262 gene encoding transcription factor bHLH78 isoform X2, which yields MDNELFMNTELQPPPEIAAHFEQPSCSSPMLNWPLMNPNLSQYSPPQDCFTWEKSTEQQQKKGIFDSALSSLVSSPTPSNSNFSGCGGGDGFIIRELIGKLSNSSATPNRTTPLTEFSGDPGFAERAARFSCFGSRSFNGRTNSTLPVNNSKIVNSGKLTRVASTPALNSLVSPMVPAGEFSRKRKSVSKGKSKEIPLPTASPAPSFTKVRREKIGERMKLLEDLVPGCNKVTGKALMLDEIINYVQSLQRQVEFLSMKLSSVNDTRLEFNVDALVSKDVMIPTSSNRLHEAGLQAESLSHHSYNNNSQLHTNVSSCNMMLQSPVNSLETSTLASSFTHLPTLTQFTDSISQYQMFSQEDLQSIVGMGVAHNPNHESQNMKIEL from the exons ATGGACAACGAGCTGTTTATGAACACAGAGCTTCAGCCACCGCCGGAGATAGCAGCACATTTCGAACAACCGTCTTGTTCATCGCCGATGCTTAACTGGCCATTAATGAATCCGAACCTCTCTCAATATTCGCCTCCGCAGGATTGCTTCACGTGGGAAAAGTCAACGgagcaacaacaaaaaaagggCATCTTCGACTCTGCTTTGAGCTCTCTAGTCTCCTCCCCAACGCCGTCGAACTCAAACTTCTCCGGCTGCGGAGGCGGTGACGGTTTCATTATCAGGGAACTCATCGGAAAGCTTAGTAACAGCTCCGCGACTCCGAACAGAACGACGCCGTTGACGGAATTCTCAGGTGATCCGGGGTTTGCGGAGAGGGCGGCGAGGTTCTCTTGCTTCGGTAGCCGGAGTTTCAACGGAAGAACTAACTCAACTCTCCCCGTTAACAACAGCAAGATCGTAAACTCCGGGAAGCTGACACGTGTCGCCAGCACACCAGCTCTTAACTCGCTTGTTTCTCCGATGGTTCCCGCCGGAGAATTTTCCCGGAAGAGAAAATCTGTGTCTAAAGGGAAATCCAAGGAAATCCCACTTCCCACTGCTTCCCCAGCACCCAGTTTCACAAAG GTTCGGAGGGAGAAGATTGGTGAAAGGATGAAGCTGCTTGAAGATCTTGTTCCTGGGTGCAATAAG GTTACTGGAAAGGCATTGATGCTGGATGAAATTATAAACTATGTACAATCATTGCAAAGACAAGTTGAG TTCTTGTCAATGAAGTTATCATCAGTGAACGACACCAGGCTGGAATTTAACGTGGACGCTCTTGTGTCAAAGGATGTT ATGATTCCAACAAGTAGCAACCGGTTGCATGAAGCAGGACTCCAAGCAGAGTCTTTAAGTCATCATAGTTACAATAATAATTCACAATTGCACACTAATGTTTCTTCCTGTAACATGATGCTTCAATCTCCTGTGAACTCACTGGAAACTTCTACCTTAGCCAGCAGCTTCACCCACTTACCAACACTTACCCAATTCACTGACTCAATATCTCAG TATCAAATGTTTAGCCAAGAAGATTTACAGAGCATTGTAGGGATGGGAGTGGCACATAATCCCAACCATGAATCTCAAAACATGAAAATTGAGCTTTGA
- the LOC106378764 gene encoding uncharacterized protein LOC106378764, whose protein sequence is MEIRDFFVSGQLQRRFNETHVRLIPKIKSPKTVMDYRPIALCSTHYKVIAKILCKRLKPVLPTLVSPHQSAAGRSISDNVLITHEILHYLRTSSAKKHCSMTVKTDMSKAYDRLEWSFLRDVMTRFGFHPTWVHWIMECVSSVSYSYLINGSAKGCVKPSRGIRQGDSLSPYLFILCSEVLSGLCVKAQEQGMLQGIKVARNSPSLNHLLFADDTMFFCKRKQVMLKDVLSAMLSCAMSRFKLPKCLCQQIQIVLTRFWWDAKPDVRKLSWVAWSKLTLPKREGGLGFREIEKFNEELLAKLAWRVLKFPTSLLSQALIGKYCHTNHFLTAAAPNSALHGWRGVLAGNEDLSAIRLHLPQYVDLIKKVIPSEYQMEDEMVWLPERSKNYSTRTGYALCKVNRDQENGDLNWYPCIWQVKTSPKLKHSLENKKQCSSGMGKLIEKRGGGRRALQKMWTCGN, encoded by the exons ATGGAGATCAGAGACTTCTTTGTCTCCGGCCAACTCCAAAGACGATTTAACGAGACTCATGTCCGTCTAATCCCAAAAATCAAAAGCCCGAAGACGGTTATGGACTACAGACCCATTGCACTCTGCTCCACGCATTATAAAGTTATCGCCAAGATTTTGTGCAAGCGGCTGAAACCTGTTCTTCCTACTCTTGTGTCCCCTCACCAGTCGGCGGCAGGCCGATCAATCTCGGATAATGTGTTAATAACCCATGAAATCCTCCACTACCTCCGAACCTCATCAGCTAAGAAGCATTGCTCAATGACCGTTAAAACGGACATGAGCAAGGCTTATGACAGATTAGAGTGGAGTTTCTTGCGAGATGTGATGACCCGGTTTGGCTTTCATCCGACTTGGGTTCACTGGATAATGGAATGTGTCAGCTCCGTATCGTACTCTTATCTCATTAATGGTAGTGCGAAAGGTTGCGTTAAGCCATCCCGAGGGATCCGCCAGGGAGATTCTCTCTCCccatatctatttattttatgttcggAGGTGTTGTCAGGGCTCTGTGTGAAAGCACAAGAGCAGGGAATGTTACAGGGCATTAAGGTGGCCCGAAACTCTCCATCACTAAATCACCTCCTCTTCGCGGATGACACTATGTTTTTCTGCAAGA GAAAGCAAGTTATGTTGAAAGATGTGTTATCGGCTATGCTGTCTTGCGCCATGTCGCGTTTCAAGTTACCTAAATGCCTTTGCCAACAGATACAGATAGTCCTCACCCGTTTTTGGTGGGACGCTAAACCGGATGTTAGGAAGTTGTCCTGGGTTGCCTGGAGTAAACTCACCTTACCGAAGAGAGAAGGAGGCTTAGGCTTTAGAGAAATTGAAAAGTTTAATGAGGAGTTACTCGCAAAGCTTGCTTGGAGAGTACTCAAGTTTCCCACCTCCTTGCTGTCTCAAGCACTGATCGGTAAATACTGCCACACTAACCATTTTCTCACCGCAGCAGCACCCAACTCTGCTTTGCATGGCTGGAGAGGTGTACTGGCAGGAAATGAG GACTTGAGTGCAATCAGACTGCATTTGCCTCAGTATGTGGATCTGATCAAGAAAGTGATTCCTAGTGAATACCAAATGGAAGATGAGATGGTTTGGTTACCAGAAAGGTCCAAAAACTACTCGACCAGAACGGGTTATGCTCTATGCAAAGTGAACCGAGATCAAGAGAATGGAGACCTCAACTGGTACCCTTGCATTTGGCAGGTTAAAACATCACCAAAGCTAAAACATTCTCTGGAAAATAAAAAGCAATGCTCTTCCGGTATGGGCAAACTTATTGAGAAGAGGGGTGGAGGTAGAAGGGCGTTGCAAAAGATGTGGACTTGTGGAAACTGA
- the LOC106379891 gene encoding GTP cyclohydrolase 1-like, whose product MNLLDEEHFNVEIENGMKNGCLDLPFELQPETIAIQEAVKVILKGLGEDINREGIKKTPFRVAKALRQGTRGYKQKVKDFVQSALFPETGLDDGQAGGVGGLVVIRDLDHYSYCESCLLPFRVKCHIGYVPSGGRVLGLSKFSRVADVFAKRLQEPQRLAEEICSGLQHWVEPSGVAVVLQCSHPHFPGFVEATVTSGSGSFGDESSELWCEFLSLLKFKLRRDVSVKDWCPFVIENSSKEADLEMVSAVVSILKALGEDPSRKELVSTPTRFLKWMMKFQNVNFEMKLSRFDWKLKERRLSCETNIQFWSMCEHHLLPFYGVVHIGCYCADGPKALERSLVESVVNFYGFKLQVQESMTRQIAETLSPQVSGDIIVVAEAEHTCMISRGIEKFGSSTATVAVLGRFSSDLSVRTKFLESIQKTD is encoded by the exons atgaacttattagatgaAGAGCATTTCAATGTGGAGATTGAGAATGGGATGAAAAACGGTTGCCTCGATCTTCCTTTCGAGTTACAACCAGAGACCATAGCGATCCAGGAAGCTGTCAAAGTTATACTAAAAGGTCTCGGCGAGGATATCAACCGTGAAGGCATTAAAAAGACTCCCTTTCGTGTCGCCAAGGCTCTCCGACAAGGAACCAGAG GTTATAAGCAAAAAGTAAAGGACTTTGTACAGAGTGCTCTGTTTCCAGAGACGGGACTAGACGATGGGCAAGCGGGAGGAGTTGGTGGTCTTGTTGTGATCCGAGACCTCGACCATTACTCTTACTGTGAATCCTGCTTGCTTCCTTTTCGAGTCAAGTGTCATATAGGATACGTCCCTTCTGGGGGGCGCGTTCTTGGACTAAGCAAGTTCTCTAGAGTCGCCGACGTTTTTGCTAAGCGGCTCCAGGAGCCTCAGCGTTTAGCTGAGGAGATATGTTCGGGTCTGCAGCATTGGGTGGAACCATCTGGAGTCGCTGTTGTTCTCCAATGCTCGCATCCCCACTTTCCCGGTTTTGTGGAGGCAACGGTTACCTCCGGTTCAGGGAGTTTTGGGGATGAAAGTTCTGAGCTTTGGTGTGAGTTTCTGAGTCTTTTGAAGTTCAAACTGCGTAGAGATGTCTCTGTGAAAGACTGGTGCCCGTTTGTTATTGAGAACTCATCCAAAGAAGCAGACTTAGAAATGGTTTCTGCTGTAGTCTCTATTCTGAAAGCTTTAGGAGAAGATCCCTCAAGGAAAGAGCTAGTTTCCACTCCAACCAGGTTTCTAAAATGGATGATGAAGTTTCAGAACGTTAACTTTGAGATGAAACTGAGCAGATTTGACTGGAAACTCAAGGAGAGGAGACTGAGTTGTGAGACAAATATTCAGTTTTGGTCAATGTGTGAGCACCATTTGCTTCCTTTCTATGGAGTTGTGCATATTGGCTGCTACTGTGCTGATGGACCAAAAGCTCTTGAGAGGTCGTTGGTGGAGTCTGTTGTAAACTTTTATGGGTTTAAGCTGCAAGTGCAAGAGAGCATGACTCGGCAAATAGCGGAGACATTGTCACCACAGGTTAGTGGGGATATAATTGTGGTGGCGGAAGCTGAGCATACTTGTATGATCTCTAGGGGGATTGAGAAGTTTGGGAGTAGCACAGCTACAGTTGCGGTTTTAGGTCGGTTTTCGAGTGACCTTTCTGTAAGAACCAAGTTCCTAGAGAGTATTCAGAAAACAGATTAG
- the LOC106382262 gene encoding transcription factor bHLH78 isoform X1 — protein sequence MDNELFMNTELQPPPEIAAHFEQPSCSSPMLNWPLMNPNLSQYSPPQDCFTWEKSTEQQQKKGIFDSALSSLVSSPTPSNSNFSGCGGGDGFIIRELIGKLSNSSATPNRTTPLTEFSGDPGFAERAARFSCFGSRSFNGRTNSTLPVNNSKIVNSGKLTRVASTPALNSLVSPMVPAGEFSRKRKSVSKGKSKEIPLPTASPAPSFTKTAEGKGGKRRRQDEEKEDNTKAPEPPKDYIHVRARRGQATDSHSLAERVRREKIGERMKLLEDLVPGCNKVTGKALMLDEIINYVQSLQRQVEFLSMKLSSVNDTRLEFNVDALVSKDVMIPTSSNRLHEAGLQAESLSHHSYNNNSQLHTNVSSCNMMLQSPVNSLETSTLASSFTHLPTLTQFTDSISQYQMFSQEDLQSIVGMGVAHNPNHESQNMKIEL from the exons ATGGACAACGAGCTGTTTATGAACACAGAGCTTCAGCCACCGCCGGAGATAGCAGCACATTTCGAACAACCGTCTTGTTCATCGCCGATGCTTAACTGGCCATTAATGAATCCGAACCTCTCTCAATATTCGCCTCCGCAGGATTGCTTCACGTGGGAAAAGTCAACGgagcaacaacaaaaaaagggCATCTTCGACTCTGCTTTGAGCTCTCTAGTCTCCTCCCCAACGCCGTCGAACTCAAACTTCTCCGGCTGCGGAGGCGGTGACGGTTTCATTATCAGGGAACTCATCGGAAAGCTTAGTAACAGCTCCGCGACTCCGAACAGAACGACGCCGTTGACGGAATTCTCAGGTGATCCGGGGTTTGCGGAGAGGGCGGCGAGGTTCTCTTGCTTCGGTAGCCGGAGTTTCAACGGAAGAACTAACTCAACTCTCCCCGTTAACAACAGCAAGATCGTAAACTCCGGGAAGCTGACACGTGTCGCCAGCACACCAGCTCTTAACTCGCTTGTTTCTCCGATGGTTCCCGCCGGAGAATTTTCCCGGAAGAGAAAATCTGTGTCTAAAGGGAAATCCAAGGAAATCCCACTTCCCACTGCTTCCCCAGCACCCAGTTTCACAAAG ACGGCGGAAGGAAAAGGAGGGAAAAGGAGAAGACAAgacgaagaaaaagaagataacaCAAAAGCACCTGAGCCTCCTAAAGATTACATCCATGTTCGTGCTCGACGAGGCCAGGCCACTGACAGTCACAGTCTTGCCGAAAGA GTTCGGAGGGAGAAGATTGGTGAAAGGATGAAGCTGCTTGAAGATCTTGTTCCTGGGTGCAATAAG GTTACTGGAAAGGCATTGATGCTGGATGAAATTATAAACTATGTACAATCATTGCAAAGACAAGTTGAG TTCTTGTCAATGAAGTTATCATCAGTGAACGACACCAGGCTGGAATTTAACGTGGACGCTCTTGTGTCAAAGGATGTT ATGATTCCAACAAGTAGCAACCGGTTGCATGAAGCAGGACTCCAAGCAGAGTCTTTAAGTCATCATAGTTACAATAATAATTCACAATTGCACACTAATGTTTCTTCCTGTAACATGATGCTTCAATCTCCTGTGAACTCACTGGAAACTTCTACCTTAGCCAGCAGCTTCACCCACTTACCAACACTTACCCAATTCACTGACTCAATATCTCAG TATCAAATGTTTAGCCAAGAAGATTTACAGAGCATTGTAGGGATGGGAGTGGCACATAATCCCAACCATGAATCTCAAAACATGAAAATTGAGCTTTGA